One window of Sinorhizobium fredii NGR234 genomic DNA carries:
- a CDS encoding 50S ribosomal protein L25/general stress protein Ctc, translating into MSQTYELKAETRERVGKGSSRELRRNGLIPAVIYGDKQAPLSIALSTKEVTMKIHAGGFMTTVATIDVNGEKIRVLPKDYQLDPVRDFTMHVDFLRVSKGSQVSVQVPVHFENEEKSPGLKQGGTLNIVRHEVELNVSADNIPEFLSVDLSGLKIGDTVHISDVKLPAGATPVIADRDFTVATIAGRAQEVEVAEEAEGEAEA; encoded by the coding sequence ATGAGCCAGACTTACGAGCTCAAGGCCGAGACGCGCGAACGGGTTGGTAAGGGGTCCTCCCGCGAACTTCGCCGCAACGGTCTTATCCCGGCTGTCATCTACGGTGACAAGCAGGCCCCGCTTTCCATCGCGCTCTCCACCAAGGAAGTGACGATGAAGATCCACGCCGGCGGTTTCATGACCACCGTCGCGACGATCGACGTCAATGGCGAGAAGATCCGCGTCCTGCCGAAGGACTACCAGCTGGATCCGGTTCGCGATTTCACCATGCATGTCGACTTCCTGCGCGTCTCCAAGGGCAGCCAGGTGTCGGTCCAGGTTCCGGTTCACTTCGAAAACGAAGAGAAGTCCCCGGGCCTCAAGCAGGGCGGCACGCTGAACATCGTTCGCCATGAAGTCGAACTGAACGTTTCCGCCGACAACATTCCGGAGTTCCTGAGCGTCGACCTCAGCGGCCTCAAGATCGGCGACACCGTCCACATTTCGGACGTCAAGCTTCCGGCTGGCGCGACTCCGGTCATCGCCGATCGCGACTTCACGGTCGCCACGATCGCCGGCCGCGCCCAGGAAGTTGAAGTAGCCGAAGAGGCC